One Akkermansiaceae bacterium genomic region harbors:
- a CDS encoding glycoside hydrolase family 2 → MTTNNDFFADLTSQDKQVITEGLYEPQPPELDHHVLERHASPVAAPEFNTITDEAGLKQALKSLREKMRGFLINHAPLLDPTRKVQELGEFDWRMETAADQSDFTGQVIQGGGEWEKVTIPHYGGPQGVATAFYRTTVEFSAADLSLGSTFICFKGVDYKAHVYVNGACVGSHEGFFAPFEFDISKWAVEGGNTIVVRVDNDAICMSNKPWGKPDWEGDKIYGATGPGWDDSSGGWCHCPPGMGLYQDVCIEHRPSLFLHDLYVRPMPDRQSIEIWVEVYNTTPLPIKAGIAYAVHGRNFKQDAVLEGRYVPTTKKIPGFGDMVKPDDHKEMRLFCGSGVNYFKIRETIRDARVWSMDEPWLYQLQASLVTDDGAVVDTKEQHFGIRSFRSDEENVPKGRMFFNDEEIRLRGANTMGHMQQCVINKNWEQLIDDVLLAKLCNLNFFRMTQRPVQPEIYDHFDMLGILSQSDFPMFGCLRRNQFDEALRQAREMERLLRSHPSCVIISYMNEPFPNGDSKPHRNLDFEEQRAWYAMADTVVRQANPDRVIKAVDGDYDPPSPGIADRHCYNLWYGNHGIDFGKFHRGYWQVSKTDWYHGCGEFGVEALDSVEVMRQHYPAEWMTARDAEGHWLPDPIPYNQTYKFHHLWYETPRGGIDAWVEKSHAFQGYALRHMVEAFRRDNDCVTCAVHLFIDAFPSGWMKTIMDVHRKPKAGYFALREALAPLAVSLRTDRFSGYAGESMAIEAWLSNDGHHCPADYRLHYQIEDASGNLIASGGAAASIKPCRALYQGDVQVEIPSSISGREKLCVTLTLVDGNGGAVHRCQQSLLVFPRPNLEKLSGYCGGTANRGEAARVLKNLGAAVTDTLAAADVTVIDDMAVYDDQRQDLLAAVENGGLLVLLSPPPGVYQIGSAELEIVPTGMCERHFASRDTGHPIVSQLGENDLRFWHDEDAGYITPFFRTCILPNDDMQPVLTSGTGGSGFGGPDEWTPVVVAGEISHGSGCIRICQLDLGNRINTNGAAGVLAASLLTPNPVSEALTVDSLNSAG, encoded by the coding sequence ATGACAACAAACAACGACTTTTTTGCCGACCTCACGAGCCAGGACAAGCAGGTGATTACCGAGGGGCTGTACGAGCCGCAGCCGCCTGAGCTCGATCACCACGTGTTGGAGCGGCACGCCTCACCAGTCGCGGCACCGGAGTTCAACACCATCACGGACGAGGCCGGGCTCAAGCAGGCGCTGAAAAGTCTGCGCGAGAAGATGCGCGGCTTTCTCATCAATCACGCGCCATTGTTAGACCCGACACGCAAGGTGCAAGAGCTGGGTGAATTCGATTGGCGCATGGAAACCGCCGCGGACCAATCCGATTTCACCGGGCAGGTCATTCAAGGCGGCGGCGAGTGGGAAAAGGTGACGATCCCGCACTATGGCGGCCCGCAGGGTGTGGCGACCGCATTCTACCGCACGACGGTGGAATTCAGCGCCGCGGACCTTTCCCTGGGAAGTACCTTCATCTGTTTCAAGGGGGTCGATTACAAGGCGCATGTCTATGTCAACGGTGCCTGCGTCGGTAGCCATGAAGGGTTTTTCGCGCCCTTTGAATTCGATATCAGCAAGTGGGCGGTCGAGGGTGGGAACACCATTGTGGTCAGGGTGGACAATGACGCCATTTGCATGTCTAACAAGCCATGGGGCAAGCCGGACTGGGAAGGTGACAAAATCTACGGTGCCACGGGTCCGGGTTGGGATGATTCCAGCGGGGGTTGGTGCCACTGCCCTCCGGGGATGGGGCTCTATCAGGATGTATGTATCGAGCACCGCCCGTCACTTTTTCTCCACGACCTCTACGTGCGACCGATGCCGGACCGGCAGTCGATTGAGATTTGGGTGGAGGTTTACAACACCACCCCGCTTCCCATCAAGGCCGGGATTGCTTATGCCGTGCATGGAAGGAATTTTAAACAAGACGCTGTCCTCGAAGGCCGGTATGTGCCGACGACAAAAAAAATCCCGGGTTTTGGTGATATGGTGAAGCCGGACGACCACAAGGAGATGCGGCTCTTCTGCGGCTCGGGTGTCAATTATTTCAAGATCCGGGAAACGATCCGGGATGCCCGTGTCTGGTCGATGGACGAGCCATGGCTCTATCAGCTTCAGGCGAGCCTCGTCACCGACGATGGTGCCGTTGTTGACACCAAGGAGCAGCATTTCGGCATACGCAGCTTCCGCTCGGACGAGGAGAATGTGCCCAAGGGGCGGATGTTTTTCAATGACGAGGAAATCCGCCTTCGCGGTGCCAACACCATGGGGCACATGCAGCAGTGCGTGATCAACAAGAACTGGGAGCAGTTGATCGATGATGTGCTGCTGGCCAAACTCTGCAACTTGAATTTCTTCCGCATGACGCAACGCCCCGTGCAGCCGGAGATTTACGATCATTTTGACATGCTGGGTATTCTTTCCCAGAGTGATTTCCCGATGTTCGGCTGCCTGCGGCGCAATCAGTTCGACGAGGCGCTGAGACAGGCGCGTGAGATGGAGCGGCTGCTTCGCTCCCACCCCTCGTGCGTGATCATCAGCTACATGAACGAGCCGTTCCCGAACGGCGATTCCAAGCCGCACCGCAACCTCGACTTCGAGGAGCAGCGCGCCTGGTATGCCATGGCGGACACCGTGGTCCGCCAGGCCAACCCGGACCGGGTCATCAAGGCGGTCGATGGTGACTACGACCCCCCGTCACCGGGGATTGCCGACCGCCATTGTTACAATCTTTGGTATGGAAACCACGGTATCGACTTTGGAAAATTCCACCGCGGCTATTGGCAGGTGAGTAAAACCGACTGGTATCACGGCTGTGGTGAGTTCGGTGTGGAGGCGCTGGATTCCGTGGAGGTCATGCGGCAGCATTACCCTGCCGAATGGATGACGGCTCGCGATGCCGAGGGCCACTGGCTCCCCGACCCGATCCCCTACAACCAGACTTACAAGTTCCACCACCTTTGGTATGAAACTCCACGCGGCGGCATTGACGCGTGGGTGGAGAAAAGCCATGCCTTCCAAGGCTATGCCCTGCGTCACATGGTCGAGGCATTCCGGCGTGACAACGACTGCGTGACCTGCGCGGTCCACTTGTTTATCGATGCCTTCCCGTCGGGCTGGATGAAGACGATCATGGACGTGCATCGCAAACCGAAGGCGGGGTACTTTGCGCTGCGGGAAGCACTCGCCCCCCTGGCTGTCAGCCTGCGGACCGACCGCTTTTCCGGCTACGCCGGTGAGAGCATGGCGATTGAGGCATGGCTATCCAATGACGGCCACCACTGTCCGGCGGACTATCGACTGCACTATCAGATTGAGGATGCATCGGGAAATCTCATCGCGTCGGGAGGTGCCGCCGCCAGCATCAAGCCGTGTCGGGCACTCTATCAGGGGGATGTGCAAGTGGAAATACCATCGAGCATTTCCGGGCGTGAAAAACTCTGCGTAACGCTCACCCTGGTGGATGGAAATGGAGGGGCGGTGCATCGCTGCCAGCAAAGTCTGCTCGTCTTTCCCAGGCCCAACTTGGAGAAGCTCAGCGGTTATTGCGGAGGGACGGCGAACCGTGGCGAGGCTGCCAGGGTGCTTAAAAACCTCGGGGCAGCCGTGACGGACACCCTCGCCGCTGCGGATGTCACCGTCATTGATGATATGGCTGTCTATGACGACCAAAGGCAAGACCTGCTGGCGGCTGTGGAAAACGGCGGCCTGCTGGTGCTTTTGTCCCCGCCACCGGGTGTCTATCAGATTGGAAGCGCCGAGCTTGAGATTGTGCCCACGGGAATGTGTGAACGCCATTTTGCCTCACGTGACACTGGCCATCCGATTGTGTCCCAGCTTGGGGAAAACGATCTGCGATTCTGGCATGACGAGGACGCGGGATACATCACCCCGTTTTTCAGAACGTGTATCCTTCCGAACGACGACATGCAGCCGGTCCTCACCTCAGGCACCGGAGGCTCGGGCTTTGGCGGGCCGGACGAATGGACACCCGTGGTGGTGGCTGGCGAGATCAGCCATGGCTCGGGTTGCATTCGGATTTGTCAACTGGATCTCGGAAACCGGATCAACACCAACGGTGCCGCCGGCGTCCTTGCCGCATCCCTGCTGACGCCAAACCCGGTCTCTGAAGCACTAACGGTCGATTCCTTGAACTCGGCAGGGTAA